One genomic window of Candidatus Kuenenia stuttgartiensis includes the following:
- a CDS encoding cysteine hydrolase family protein, with protein MVKTKNLNSANTALLICDMLNDFVKKGASLEVPAARDIIPGIKKEILSARKSGIPVIYCCDAHIKNDPEFSLWPEHAVEGTEGACIVKELAPGKDDFLVTKKRYSCFYKTSLQKVLKQFGATHLIITGVVTNICVLYTVCDAYMRGYAVTIPQNCVAALTKKDHVYALQQMKRIFNAKIR; from the coding sequence TTGGTTAAAACAAAAAATCTTAACAGTGCTAATACTGCGCTGCTTATTTGTGATATGCTCAATGATTTCGTTAAAAAAGGCGCTTCGCTGGAAGTGCCGGCAGCAAGGGACATTATTCCCGGAATAAAAAAGGAAATACTGTCGGCGAGAAAATCAGGCATTCCGGTTATTTATTGTTGTGACGCTCACATAAAAAATGATCCGGAGTTTTCCTTATGGCCGGAACATGCCGTTGAAGGAACAGAAGGGGCGTGTATAGTTAAGGAACTGGCGCCGGGGAAAGATGATTTTCTCGTTACCAAGAAGCGCTACTCATGTTTTTACAAAACATCATTGCAAAAAGTATTAAAACAGTTTGGTGCAACGCATTTGATAATTACAGGGGTGGTTACTAATATTTGCGTATTGTACACAGTTTGTGATGCATATATGAGGGGCTACGCGGTGACTATTCCGCAAAATTGTGTAGCTGCGCTTACTAAAAAAGATCATGTATATGCACTGCAACAAATGAAGCGTATTTTTAACGCGAAGATACGATAA
- the rsfS gene encoding ribosome silencing factor, translating into MADDKKAEEIVILEVKEVSFIADFFVICSGLNSRQLQGIADEVELKMKEYGIYRSGIEGYAEAKWILIDYGDVVLHLFCQEMRHFYDLELLWGDAPKIPWRTPL; encoded by the coding sequence ATTGCAGACGATAAAAAAGCGGAAGAAATAGTAATATTGGAGGTAAAAGAGGTATCCTTTATTGCCGATTTCTTCGTTATTTGCAGTGGATTGAACAGCCGTCAGTTGCAGGGTATTGCAGATGAAGTTGAACTAAAAATGAAAGAGTATGGGATTTATCGTAGCGGCATAGAGGGATATGCGGAGGCGAAATGGATACTAATCGATTATGGAGATGTGGTGCTTCACCTTTTTTGCCAGGAAATGCGTCATTTTTATGACCTCGAGCTTTTATGGGGCGACGCACCAAAAATACCATGGAGAACACCTCTGTAA
- a CDS encoding sodium-translocating pyrophosphatase: MSTKGTAEDSSRSIPILWWIAPFGAICGLFFAMKFYRGVMKFPEGNEKMISIAMHVRKGAYAYLKQQYKVIGIFIVGAFLVLLFISYGLKLQSTVVPFAFLSSAFLSGFAGFLGMKTATNASARTAEGARKSLNQGLQIAFRSGAVMGLVVVGMGLLDISLWFFVFRKFTNFTLLDMAMMLPCFGIGASSQALFARVGGGIFTKAADVGADLVGKIEAGIPEDDPRNPATIADNVGDNVGDVAGMGADLYESYYNSMLACAALAITAGLGIAGMVVPMILAGVGIILSIIGIYTVKTKEEATQKELLKALGKGVNISSILILITSAIVIKFMLPQNFGVWGSIFTGLIAGIIIGKGTEYYTSSNYSPTKGIAGHAKTGPATVIIDGIATGMKSTIIPVVTISVAILLSFGFAGGFANTSLGLYGIAIAAVSMLSTLGITLATDAYGPIADNAGGNAEMSGLEPYVRERTDALDALGNTTAATGKGFAIGSAALTAMALIASFVEQVKIGLERAGTHVIQVAGINIDIAKATLADLMASMNITLINPKVLVGLFIGGLISFVFCALTMKAVGRAAGSMVEEVRRQFREIPGIMEGKNPPDYAACVSISTKGAQREMILPSVLALLTPIATGLILGVPGIVGLLAGSLTTGFLLAVFMANAGGAWDNAKKYIEGGAFGGKGSDAHKAAVVGDTVGDPFKDTSGPSLNILLKLMSVVSVVFAGITLKYSEQISAFLHLN, encoded by the coding sequence ATGTCAACTAAAGGCACAGCAGAAGATAGTTCTCGCTCAATACCTATACTTTGGTGGATTGCCCCGTTTGGAGCAATATGCGGTCTTTTCTTCGCAATGAAATTTTACAGAGGCGTTATGAAATTTCCGGAGGGCAATGAAAAGATGATTTCCATTGCAATGCACGTACGGAAAGGCGCTTATGCATATCTAAAACAACAATATAAGGTAATCGGCATCTTTATTGTCGGTGCATTTCTCGTACTTCTTTTCATCTCCTACGGATTAAAACTCCAATCGACAGTAGTGCCTTTCGCGTTCCTGTCCAGCGCTTTTTTATCGGGATTTGCCGGATTTTTGGGGATGAAAACAGCAACAAATGCAAGTGCAAGAACCGCAGAAGGCGCAAGGAAATCGTTAAACCAGGGATTACAGATTGCTTTTAGAAGCGGCGCGGTGATGGGGCTTGTAGTTGTGGGAATGGGGCTTCTGGATATTTCCTTGTGGTTTTTTGTGTTTCGCAAATTTACCAATTTTACCTTGCTGGATATGGCGATGATGTTACCGTGTTTTGGCATAGGCGCAAGCTCTCAGGCACTATTTGCCAGGGTTGGCGGTGGAATATTCACCAAAGCCGCAGATGTCGGGGCCGACCTGGTAGGAAAAATAGAGGCGGGCATTCCTGAAGATGACCCGAGAAATCCTGCGACCATTGCGGATAACGTCGGCGACAATGTTGGCGACGTGGCAGGCATGGGAGCTGATTTGTATGAATCCTATTACAATTCAATGCTGGCATGCGCTGCATTGGCAATAACCGCAGGTTTAGGCATCGCCGGAATGGTTGTGCCCATGATATTGGCGGGAGTAGGTATTATTCTCTCCATTATAGGCATATATACGGTGAAGACAAAAGAAGAGGCGACGCAAAAAGAACTTTTGAAAGCCTTGGGGAAAGGAGTTAACATAAGTTCGATTCTGATACTGATAACATCGGCAATCGTTATTAAATTTATGCTGCCCCAAAACTTCGGTGTTTGGGGTTCCATATTTACCGGATTAATTGCCGGTATAATTATTGGCAAAGGTACAGAATATTATACCTCCTCAAATTATTCACCAACAAAAGGCATAGCGGGGCATGCGAAAACAGGCCCTGCGACGGTTATCATCGATGGCATTGCAACGGGCATGAAATCTACTATTATCCCTGTGGTAACAATTTCGGTTGCAATTTTATTAAGCTTTGGCTTTGCCGGTGGTTTCGCAAATACTTCACTCGGCCTGTATGGCATTGCCATTGCCGCAGTAAGCATGCTTTCCACGCTAGGCATTACTCTTGCTACCGATGCCTATGGGCCAATTGCGGACAATGCAGGCGGTAACGCGGAGATGAGCGGGCTTGAGCCGTACGTCAGGGAAAGAACAGATGCACTGGATGCCTTAGGAAACACAACGGCTGCCACAGGGAAAGGGTTTGCGATTGGGTCGGCCGCTTTAACCGCAATGGCATTGATTGCGTCATTTGTAGAGCAGGTAAAAATAGGATTGGAGCGTGCAGGAACACATGTCATACAGGTTGCCGGCATAAACATTGACATAGCAAAAGCAACCTTAGCCGACCTTATGGCCTCTATGAATATTACCTTAATTAATCCAAAGGTGTTGGTCGGTTTATTTATTGGGGGGTTAATCTCCTTTGTCTTTTGCGCATTGACAATGAAGGCTGTAGGGCGTGCCGCGGGTAGTATGGTAGAGGAGGTAAGAAGGCAATTCCGCGAAATTCCTGGTATTATGGAGGGGAAAAACCCGCCGGATTACGCCGCATGCGTCTCCATAAGCACTAAGGGCGCTCAGAGAGAAATGATACTTCCATCTGTACTTGCGCTTCTGACCCCAATTGCAACCGGTTTAATACTGGGGGTGCCTGGCATTGTGGGTCTCCTGGCGGGAAGCTTAACGACCGGATTTCTGCTGGCCGTTTTCATGGCAAACGCCGGCGGCGCATGGGATAACGCAAAAAAATATATCGAAGGCGGTGCATTTGGCGGAAAAGGCTCTGATGCGCATAAAGCAGCCGTAGTGGGAGATACGGTAGGGGATCCGTTCAAAGATACTTCTGGCCCGTCGTTAAATATTTTATTAAAGCTGATGTCAGTAGTATCAGTCGTCTTTGCAGGAATCACTCTTAAATATTCGGAACAAATCAGCGCTTTTTTACACCTTAATTAG
- a CDS encoding cation:proton antiporter produces the protein MGMFSLIAILISLAAIFSYINFRLIKLPTTIGILLITILTSLVIVILGLFGLGEIHVKAAYALNRIDFNKTLMNGMLSFLLFAGALHVNLEDLSKHKYIIIILATFGIIANTFIVGSLAWLVFALVNIKLSYIYCLLFGALIAPTDPIAVIGILKKAGVSKSLETKITGESLFNDGVAVVVFLILLEIATGGHEVTFQHISFLFIEEAVGGIVFGFVTGMIAFFMLKAVDNYQVEILVTLAMSEKTRGHLDSFWELIDEVLNAVLFLMIGMEVLVVTIKINYLIAGLIMIPIVLIARFISVGVPVTLMRFLKEFSPNAIKILTWGGLRGGISVALALSLPAGESREVLLTITYIIVVFSIVAQGLTIGHYVSSLKTTE, from the coding sequence ATGGGAATGTTTAGCCTTATCGCAATCCTGATTAGCCTTGCAGCTATTTTCAGCTACATAAACTTTCGCCTCATAAAGCTTCCCACCACTATCGGTATTTTGCTGATAACAATTCTCACTTCTTTGGTCATTGTAATATTGGGGCTGTTCGGGTTGGGAGAAATCCATGTGAAAGCGGCATATGCTTTGAACCGGATTGACTTTAATAAAACGCTTATGAACGGCATGCTCAGTTTTCTCCTTTTTGCGGGGGCGTTACATGTCAACCTGGAAGACCTCTCAAAACATAAGTATATCATTATTATTCTGGCGACATTTGGAATTATAGCAAATACTTTTATTGTGGGCAGTCTGGCATGGCTGGTATTTGCGCTGGTGAATATCAAGTTATCCTACATTTACTGCCTTTTGTTTGGAGCGCTCATCGCCCCGACAGACCCTATCGCAGTTATTGGCATACTGAAGAAAGCGGGGGTTTCCAAGAGCCTTGAAACAAAAATCACAGGCGAGAGCCTTTTCAATGACGGAGTTGCGGTAGTTGTATTTTTAATCCTTTTGGAAATTGCAACCGGTGGGCACGAAGTGACCTTTCAGCACATCTCCTTTCTCTTTATCGAGGAAGCGGTCGGAGGAATCGTTTTTGGGTTTGTGACTGGCATGATCGCTTTTTTTATGCTTAAGGCAGTTGATAACTATCAGGTAGAGATACTTGTTACCCTTGCGATGAGCGAGAAAACACGCGGCCACCTGGACTCTTTTTGGGAGTTGATCGATGAAGTATTAAACGCGGTTCTTTTCCTCATGATCGGGATGGAAGTGCTGGTGGTTACCATAAAAATAAATTACCTGATTGCCGGGCTTATAATGATTCCTATCGTGTTGATAGCCCGTTTTATAAGTGTGGGTGTGCCGGTGACGCTCATGCGTTTTCTGAAAGAATTCAGTCCGAATGCCATAAAAATCCTCACATGGGGCGGATTGCGCGGCGGTATCTCCGTAGCGCTTGCCCTGTCGCTTCCTGCAGGGGAATCGAGGGAGGTCTTATTGACAATAACTTACATAATCGTCGTGTTTTCAATAGTAGCCCAGGGGTTAACCATCGGGCATTATGTATCTTCCCTGAAAACTACGGAGTAA
- a CDS encoding 3'-5' exonuclease: MKCVAIDFETANAKRSSVCSLGLAIIEEQTIVKRTSWLIRPPELYFDPFSTYIHGISAKDVEDKPEFYQLWDEIFPFLEGSYLVAHNASFDMSVLCCILDVYKIPYPPLNYFCTLAIAKRVWPGLLGYALNKISRYLEIEFKHHDAEEDAVACAKILLHAYNELGVNNLEELAKKIKLPEKYLLPDNFTPTLNPQVSISSVKKE; the protein is encoded by the coding sequence ATGAAATGTGTTGCGATAGATTTTGAGACGGCAAATGCAAAGCGTTCCAGTGTTTGTTCTTTGGGATTGGCGATAATTGAAGAACAAACGATTGTAAAAAGGACGTCATGGCTTATCAGGCCACCGGAGCTTTACTTTGATCCGTTTAGTACATATATCCACGGGATCTCAGCAAAAGATGTAGAAGACAAACCGGAATTTTATCAATTGTGGGACGAAATATTTCCGTTCCTGGAAGGCAGTTATCTCGTCGCCCATAATGCAAGTTTTGATATGAGTGTATTGTGCTGCATTCTCGATGTGTACAAAATACCTTACCCGCCTCTCAATTATTTTTGCACCCTTGCAATAGCCAAACGTGTTTGGCCGGGGCTTCTTGGATACGCACTTAATAAAATTTCCCGATATCTTGAAATTGAGTTCAAACACCATGACGCAGAAGAAGACGCCGTGGCATGTGCAAAAATCCTGCTCCATGCATACAATGAACTCGGCGTGAATAATCTTGAAGAATTGGCAAAAAAAATAAAATTGCCCGAAAAATACCTCCTCCCGGACAATTTTACACCAACACTTAATCCACAGGTAAGTATTTCGAGTGTTAAGAAAGAGTAA
- a CDS encoding solute carrier family 23 protein, with protein MPPSIEPTLLKCDPVKILTHPGLISIVFVFFFLDLFDTVGTVVGVGEQGGFYKNGKIPRIKRVFLSDAMGTISGAIPGTSTVTSYIESAAGIQLVLFHIPF; from the coding sequence ATGCCACCCTCAATAGAACCGACATTATTAAAATGCGACCCCGTTAAAATACTGACTCACCCAGGGCTTATTTCCATCGTTTTTGTTTTTTTCTTTTTAGACCTTTTTGATACCGTAGGAACGGTAGTCGGAGTTGGGGAACAAGGGGGATTCTATAAAAACGGAAAAATCCCACGGATAAAACGAGTGTTTCTATCGGACGCAATGGGAACAATAAGCGGCGCAATACCAGGCACTTCAACAGTCACCAGCTATATTGAAAGCGCGGCTGGAATTCAATTGGTTTTATTTCATATTCCATTTTAA
- the rpsU gene encoding 30S ribosomal protein S21: MAKILITSDENIRDALRRFKKMCDKEGIINQSKRIAYFEKPSEKKRREESRRIKNIKRAQKLGISGQTVVARTSFTRSGRNN; the protein is encoded by the coding sequence ATGGCAAAAATATTGATTACATCCGATGAAAACATAAGAGATGCTCTTCGAAGGTTCAAGAAAATGTGTGATAAAGAAGGTATTATTAACCAGTCAAAACGCATTGCGTATTTTGAAAAACCTTCGGAGAAAAAACGTCGTGAAGAAAGCCGTCGTATAAAAAATATTAAAAGGGCTCAAAAGCTGGGCATTTCAGGACAAACAGTGGTTGCACGCACAAGCTTTACCCGTTCTGGCAGAAATAATTAG
- the argJ gene encoding bifunctional glutamate N-acetyltransferase/amino-acid acetyltransferase ArgJ, which produces MKEHVPEYLQELPSGGIVTPKEFQASGTYCGIKTAKESLDLGIIFSKTSATGAALFTTNKICAAPVLLGRKNTRGGKLRAVVVNSGNANACTGERGYKDAEEMALITSKLLAIPPEEILVSSTGIIGKHLPMDKISAGIQQASASLGNTPAHGRSIAQAIMTTDTRPKSIAIKIKTQGKEVFIGGICKGAGMISPNLATMLCFLTTDAKISADLLHTCLVHSAEQSFNRITIDGHMSTNDTAAIIANGASGVEVTSEGAELSLFQKGLDYVAGWLAKAIILDGEGATKFIQIFVTGAKSLNDATKTARTIGDSPLVKTAMHGSDPNWGRIVSAAGYAGVELDEANTTLHINDVLVYEKGMPASFDHATLKTSMQARDIFIKLQIGTGDYSDTIRTCDLSKEYVSINADYHT; this is translated from the coding sequence ATGAAAGAACACGTACCCGAATACTTACAAGAACTTCCTTCAGGGGGCATAGTCACTCCAAAAGAGTTTCAGGCTTCAGGAACTTATTGTGGAATAAAAACAGCAAAAGAGAGTCTTGACCTGGGCATAATTTTCTCAAAAACCTCTGCAACGGGAGCGGCTCTTTTCACAACAAACAAGATATGTGCTGCGCCTGTACTGCTGGGGAGAAAAAACACCCGGGGCGGAAAACTTCGTGCAGTAGTGGTAAACAGCGGCAATGCTAATGCATGCACAGGGGAGCGTGGTTACAAAGATGCTGAAGAGATGGCATTGATAACGTCAAAACTCCTCGCAATTCCTCCGGAAGAAATTTTGGTATCTTCCACAGGCATCATAGGCAAACACTTGCCAATGGATAAAATTTCCGCGGGGATTCAGCAGGCATCCGCCTCTTTAGGCAATACCCCTGCGCATGGAAGATCAATCGCGCAGGCGATTATGACCACGGATACAAGACCCAAAAGCATTGCGATTAAAATAAAAACACAAGGAAAAGAAGTGTTCATTGGAGGAATCTGCAAGGGGGCAGGAATGATCTCCCCAAACCTTGCCACAATGCTCTGTTTCTTAACGACCGATGCTAAAATTTCAGCAGACCTTTTGCATACGTGCCTTGTACATTCAGCAGAGCAATCTTTTAACCGTATCACGATTGACGGGCACATGAGTACAAACGACACCGCCGCCATTATTGCAAACGGGGCTTCCGGCGTTGAGGTGACGTCTGAAGGGGCCGAATTATCACTGTTTCAGAAAGGGCTCGACTACGTTGCCGGATGGCTGGCAAAAGCCATTATTCTGGACGGGGAAGGGGCAACAAAATTCATTCAAATCTTTGTAACGGGTGCAAAATCCCTCAATGACGCTACCAAAACCGCCAGAACCATCGGAGATTCACCTCTCGTAAAAACAGCAATGCACGGAAGCGACCCAAACTGGGGGCGTATCGTTTCTGCCGCCGGATATGCCGGGGTTGAGCTTGACGAAGCAAATACCACGCTTCATATCAATGATGTGCTTGTGTATGAAAAGGGAATGCCCGCCTCTTTTGATCATGCCACCCTAAAAACTTCTATGCAAGCGCGTGATATTTTTATCAAACTGCAAATAGGAACCGGAGATTACTCGGATACAATCCGGACGTGTGATTTATCAAAAGAATACGTCTCTATCAATGCCGATTATCACACCTAA
- a CDS encoding pyruvoyl-dependent arginine decarboxylase, producing MMIPKMVFFTKGVGKHKDKLQSFELALRKAGIEKCNLVRVSSICPPNCKIISKPQGVPMLKAGQVVFCVMSENSTCEPNRMITASVGMAIPSTVGYGYLSEHHAFGETEEKSGDYAEDLAASMLASTLGIEFDPEKNYDERKEIYRMSGKIVKTRNITQAARGDKHGLWTTVVAAAVFVL from the coding sequence ATGATGATACCAAAGATGGTTTTCTTTACAAAAGGCGTTGGGAAACATAAAGACAAATTGCAATCCTTTGAACTTGCCTTAAGAAAAGCTGGTATAGAAAAATGTAATTTGGTACGCGTATCCAGTATATGTCCGCCAAATTGCAAGATAATCTCCAAGCCACAGGGAGTTCCCATGCTAAAGGCCGGGCAGGTCGTTTTCTGTGTAATGAGCGAAAATTCTACTTGCGAACCAAACAGGATGATAACCGCTTCCGTCGGTATGGCCATACCTTCAACCGTGGGTTATGGATATCTGAGCGAGCACCATGCCTTCGGAGAAACTGAGGAAAAATCCGGCGATTATGCTGAAGACCTTGCGGCTAGCATGTTAGCAAGCACCCTGGGTATCGAATTTGACCCTGAGAAAAACTACGATGAACGCAAAGAAATTTACCGGATGAGCGGGAAGATTGTAAAGACAAGGAATATTACTCAGGCGGCAAGAGGAGATAAGCACGGTTTATGGACAACCGTTGTAGCTGCCGCAGTGTTTGTTTTATAA
- the miaB gene encoding tRNA (N6-isopentenyl adenosine(37)-C2)-methylthiotransferase MiaB, whose translation MINLVDYKNERQYKTVFFETFGCQMNKLDAELSLGLLQEDGYSIVDKVEEADVILYNTCSVRQHAEDKVYSHLGALRTLKKKHPDVIIGVLGCMAQKDAQSIFKRMPHVDLVCGTRMFTRLPELLLKIRNHGNHVLAVDEDEIVDVKRIAAYRPNVYQAFVTVMRGCDNYCSYCIVPYVRGREVSRTIADVEREVLELVSNGCREITLLGQNINSYGKSLPGNITLGDLLIELNGIEKLERLRFVTSHPKDMSRDLIRTMSQLDKACEYLHMPAQSGSDRILKKMHRGYTAGYYRELIQYARDLMPTIKVAGDFIVGFPGETEEDFQETVCLMEDIRFQNSFIFKYSTRTGTKAAELTDDVPDEIKKKRNTTLLDLQKKISLEENKKLIGRKLQVLVEGASKSDPNKLSGRTRQNNIVVFKGQPALVGTLVDITINEATDLTLFGTI comes from the coding sequence ATGATTAACCTGGTCGATTATAAAAACGAACGGCAGTATAAAACTGTTTTCTTTGAAACATTTGGATGCCAGATGAACAAACTCGATGCGGAATTGTCATTGGGGCTTTTACAGGAAGACGGTTACAGCATTGTTGACAAGGTCGAAGAGGCGGACGTCATTTTATACAATACATGCAGTGTGCGCCAGCACGCTGAGGACAAGGTATATTCACATCTTGGCGCATTGAGAACCCTCAAGAAAAAACATCCCGATGTAATCATAGGCGTACTTGGCTGCATGGCGCAAAAGGACGCACAATCTATTTTCAAACGCATGCCCCACGTTGATCTGGTCTGCGGTACCAGGATGTTTACCCGGCTGCCTGAATTACTTTTGAAGATCAGGAACCATGGCAACCACGTTCTTGCTGTAGATGAGGATGAAATTGTTGATGTAAAAAGAATTGCCGCATACCGGCCAAACGTCTATCAGGCATTCGTCACCGTTATGAGAGGATGCGATAATTACTGTTCCTACTGTATTGTTCCCTATGTACGGGGTAGGGAGGTCAGCAGGACAATTGCTGACGTTGAGCGAGAAGTGTTGGAGCTTGTTTCAAACGGTTGCAGGGAAATTACCCTACTCGGGCAAAACATAAATTCATACGGAAAGAGTTTGCCGGGGAACATCACCCTTGGAGACCTCCTTATTGAATTGAATGGCATCGAAAAACTCGAACGGCTACGATTTGTAACTTCACACCCAAAAGACATGTCCCGCGACCTTATCCGCACCATGAGCCAACTTGATAAAGCCTGTGAATATTTACACATGCCTGCACAGTCCGGATCAGACCGGATACTAAAAAAAATGCATCGTGGTTATACGGCAGGTTATTACCGAGAACTCATACAATACGCGAGGGACCTCATGCCCACTATTAAAGTGGCAGGCGATTTCATTGTAGGTTTTCCGGGAGAAACGGAAGAAGATTTTCAGGAAACCGTGTGTTTAATGGAAGACATTCGCTTTCAAAACAGCTTCATATTCAAGTATTCAACCCGCACAGGCACTAAGGCTGCAGAACTGACAGACGACGTGCCTGATGAAATAAAGAAAAAAAGAAATACAACGCTACTGGATTTGCAAAAGAAAATCAGCCTTGAAGAAAATAAAAAACTGATTGGCAGGAAGCTGCAGGTGCTTGTCGAAGGCGCAAGCAAATCAGACCCCAACAAACTCTCCGGCAGGACGCGGCAGAACAATATTGTTGTGTTCAAGGGACAACCAGCGCTGGTGGGCACACTTGTGGATATAACAATAAATGAAGCAACAGACCTTACACTTTTTGGCACAATATAG
- a CDS encoding zinc ribbon domain-containing protein, with amino-acid sequence MANNSHAEAECKICPNSHCQFDHHAKGANFCILCGTLLYYRCDDCASVNPKYAKFCFYCGSNIADVESSAHYNPGFEDAL; translated from the coding sequence ATGGCGAATAATAGCCACGCGGAAGCAGAGTGCAAAATATGCCCTAATTCTCATTGCCAGTTTGATCATCATGCAAAAGGCGCAAATTTTTGTATTTTATGCGGAACGCTTTTGTATTACAGGTGCGATGATTGTGCATCCGTAAATCCCAAATACGCAAAGTTTTGTTTCTATTGCGGGAGCAACATTGCGGATGTCGAATCCTCAGCACACTATAATCCGGGTTTCGAAGATGCTTTGTAA
- the trpD gene encoding anthranilate phosphoribosyltransferase, which produces MFNKEIIYKLTNRRNLSQEESFAAMTQIMEGYATESQIASFLTALCMKGETVDEITGCALAIRQKALQINAGTGIIVDTCGTGGDAKNTFNISTAAAFVIAGVGIKVAKHGNKAVSGNCGSADVLQRLGVNIAADVKTVEKCIEAANVGFLFAPLLHQAMKHAGKPRKEIGIRTIFNLIGPLANPAGAVHRILGVYNEHLTFIIAETLKRLGDKHAFVVHGLDGLDEITVTGKTKICELADGAIKSYYIEPQDFGIKKSSLSDLMVNSPEESALAMKEVFNGVRSPKRDIVLMNAAAAIITGGKAKTFGEGIDVAGRSIDEGRAKESLRKLIDISWQR; this is translated from the coding sequence ATGTTTAACAAGGAAATAATTTACAAACTAACAAACAGAAGGAATTTGAGCCAGGAAGAAAGCTTTGCCGCTATGACACAAATTATGGAAGGGTATGCGACAGAGTCTCAAATTGCCTCGTTTTTAACTGCCTTATGTATGAAAGGTGAAACCGTTGATGAAATAACAGGGTGTGCGCTGGCGATACGACAAAAAGCCTTACAGATAAACGCCGGTACAGGGATAATTGTTGACACCTGCGGAACAGGCGGTGACGCAAAAAACACATTCAATATTTCTACCGCGGCTGCATTTGTTATAGCGGGAGTGGGCATAAAAGTCGCAAAACACGGGAACAAAGCGGTTTCGGGTAATTGTGGCAGTGCGGATGTTTTGCAGCGGTTGGGTGTTAATATCGCGGCAGATGTAAAAACAGTAGAGAAGTGTATTGAGGCTGCGAATGTTGGATTTCTCTTTGCACCTCTTTTACACCAGGCAATGAAACATGCGGGCAAACCAAGAAAGGAAATAGGGATACGGACAATATTTAATCTTATCGGGCCTCTCGCAAATCCTGCAGGCGCTGTCCACCGTATTCTGGGGGTATATAATGAACACCTGACCTTTATCATTGCGGAAACCCTAAAGCGGTTAGGCGATAAACATGCTTTTGTTGTACACGGACTTGACGGTCTGGACGAAATCACCGTCACAGGAAAAACAAAAATCTGCGAACTTGCTGACGGCGCAATAAAAAGCTACTATATAGAACCTCAGGATTTTGGAATAAAAAAATCCAGCCTTTCAGATCTTATGGTAAATTCACCGGAAGAGAGTGCGCTGGCAATGAAAGAGGTATTCAACGGCGTCCGTAGCCCTAAAAGAGATATTGTCCTTATGAATGCCGCGGCCGCAATCATCACCGGAGGAAAGGCAAAAACCTTCGGAGAGGGAATAGACGTCGCCGGTCGGTCTATCGATGAAGGAAGGGCGAAAGAATCGCTCCGGAAATTAATCGATATAAGCTGGCAGCGCTAG